A stretch of Acropora palmata chromosome 9, jaAcrPala1.3, whole genome shotgun sequence DNA encodes these proteins:
- the LOC141892573 gene encoding uncharacterized protein LOC141892573 isoform X4 — protein MMDGSQAFSFDAKLLFSAANDGIIIAWGSGGAVHDKIPIGSPVYCMSWNARRHQIVAAIGCTVQVFNMRDPSREIIEHVIDQKAFISKEHTDVVKCVVCFESRVYSGGYDQKFIVYDSTFSYKGNKSLSLVAKINKAHDAGIICMCLARDSDNNTWVLTGAFDKVVKVWSQDGQVMHKFDGFSAAVTGVCYVRPTRTIWVAAGTQEANMYDPKSGENVTDFIGTFQSEGNRGYPFVMFHYISDLAQVIGTNNRRHLIFWKYNSSGCLTTLKNRCAMESLTYTRKVPLLIFSGGSNGNVSKWERLQSNNFMYSKELLLQSEGKARLAAQIASRYDWRSPKRGSEGRSKPSFLNAISQIPSASEHTSNISLLRSIFVEDLDLLIVASEDNNIYVWGFDENAVKVLENMKPVDESLIYKYAILLGGKTLKPVTNDNEASKEHDSVTNRVAGFICRHVFTGHSSCVTGLAAVGRQAGFNSTYLISAGWDRRIFLWDLEAANFHDTFRNSGPSTFENSELASDGIIMDLTYSLDRNEFAYASSDKLVYIRRFSDRGADMTLSAVLQGHEAEVTQVQWNSVLGKWITGSEDGTIRVWRADGMACDLVLSAQGAVSALCIDQLNGCIVAGVQEIIRVYDPETKKIVQKNLGHTDSVRSIVHIPERSQYVSASWDKTVRIWNAYKKTRKKAAKDTTELSDM, from the exons ATGCTAAGCTTCTCTTTTCAGCTGCCAATGATGGCATTATCATTGCATGGGGATCTGGTGGAGCTGTACATGACAAGATTCCA ATTGGCTCCCCCGTGTATTGTATGTCTTGGAACGCGAGAAGACATCAGATAGTTGCAGCAATTGGTTGTACAGTTCAAGTGTTCAACATGAGAGATCCAA GCAGAGAAATTATTGAGCACGTAATTGACCAAAAAG CCTTCATTTCTAAAGAGCACACAGACGTTGTGAAGTGTGTCGTTTGTTTTGAATCAAGAGTTTATAGTGGAGG ctATGATCAAAAGTTTATTGTGTATGATTCAACTTTTTCCTATAAGGGGAACAAGAGCTTGTCACTGGTGGCAAA GATTAACAAAGCTCATGATGCTGGTATCATTTGCATGTGTCTTGCACGAGATTCAGATAACAATACATG GGTACTCACAGGAGCATTTGACAAAGTTGTAAAAGTGTGGTCTCAAGATGGACAAGTTATGCACAAGTTTGATGGATTTAG CGCTGCTGTGACAGGTGTGTGTTATGTTCGACCGACCAGAACAATATGGGTAGCAGCTGGAACTCAAGAAGCAAATATGTATGACCCCAAATCTGGGGAAAAT GTAACAGATTTCATTGGGACATTTCAAAGTGAAGGAAATAGAGG ctaTCCATTTGTGATGTTTCACTACATTTCTGACTTGGCTCAAGTCATAG GTACCAACAACAGGCGGCATTTAATATTTTGGAAATACAACTCATCCGGTTGTCTAACAACATTAAAGAACAGGTGTGCTATGGAGTCGCTTACATACA CAAGAAAGGTTCCTTTGTTAATATTCAGTGGTGGAAGTAACGGAAATGTTTCGAAATGGGAAAGATTACAGTCGAATAACTTCATGTACAG CAAAGAATTACTTTTGCAAAGCGAGGGAAAGGCCCGCTTAGCCGCTCAAATAGCCTCACGTTACGACTGGCGGAGTCCTAAGAGGGGTAGTGAAGGCAGATCCAAACCATCCTTCCTCAACGCTATTAGTCAG ATTCCTTCGGCTTCGGAACACACAAGCAACATTTCCTTGTTGAGGTCCATATTCGTGGAGGACCTCGATTTGCTTATTGTTGCATCAGAGGACAATAATATTT ATGTGTGGGGTTTTGACGAGAATGCTGTGAAAGTTCTGGAAAACATGAAGCCTGTCGATGAAAGCCTGATTTATAAATATGCGATTCTGCTCGGAGGCAAGACCCTTAAACCAGTCACGAACGATAATGAG GCGTCCAAGGAACATGATTCAGTGACGAATCGAGTGGCGGGATTTATTTGTAGGCATGTGTTCACAGGACACAGTAGTTGTGTCACAGGACTGGCAGCCGTGGGTCGACAGGCTGGATTCAATTCAACGTACCTG ATTAGTGCTGGCTGGGATAGAAGAATCTTCCTCTGGGATTTAGAGGCAGCTAA CTTTCACGATACATTCCGTAACAGCGGTCCAAGTACATTTGAAAACAGCGAACTTGCTTCAGATGGGATAATCATGGACTTGACTTACAGTCTAGACAG GAATGAGTTTGCTTATGCTTCGTCGGACAAACTAGTGTACATCAGACGGTTTTCAGATCGAGGAGCCGACATGACATTGTCAGCCGTTTTACAAGGACACGAGGCCGAGGTAACCCAG GTTCAATGGAATTCAGTGCTGGGCAAATGGATCACGGGTTCAGAGGATGGCACAATTCGAGTATGG AGGGCAGATGGGATGGCCTGTGACTTGGTTCTTAGTGCTCAAGGAGCTGTGTCTGCTTTGTGTATCGATCAGTTAAACGGCTGCATTGTGGCAGGAGTACAGGAAATAATAAG AGTTTATGATCccgaaacgaaaaaaattgtccagaAGAATCTTGGCCACACTGATTCCGTGCGCAGCATAGTTCACATTCCCGAACGAAGCCag TATGTCTCGGCATCATGGGATAAAACGGTTCGAATATGGAACGCTTACAAGAAGA CTCGTAAGAAAGCTGCCAAGGACACAACAGAGCTCTCAGACATGTGA
- the LOC141892573 gene encoding uncharacterized protein LOC141892573 isoform X5, with product MSWNARRHQIVAAIGCTVQVFNMRDPSREIIEHVIDQKAFISKEHTDVVKCVVCFESRVYSGGYDQKFIVYDSTFSYKGNKSLSLVAKINKAHDAGIICMCLARDSDNNTWVLTGAFDKVVKVWSQDGQVMHKFDGFSAAVTGVCYVRPTRTIWVAAGTQEANMYDPKSGENVTDFIGTFQSEGNRGYPFVMFHYISDLAQVIGTNNRRHLIFWKYNSSGCLTTLKNRCAMESLTYTRKVPLLIFSGGSNGNVSKWERLQSNNFMYSKELLLQSEGKARLAAQIASRYDWRSPKRGSEGRSKPSFLNAISQIPSASEHTSNISLLRSIFVEDLDLLIVASEDNNIYVWGFDENAVKVLENMKPVDESLIYKYAILLGGKTLKPVTNDNEASKEHDSVTNRVAGFICRHVFTGHSSCVTGLAAVGRQAGFNSTYLISAGWDRRIFLWDLEAANFHDTFRNSGPSTFENSELASDGIIMDLTYSLDRNEFAYASSDKLVYIRRFSDRGADMTLSAVLQGHEAEVTQVQWNSVLGKWITGSEDGTIRVWRADGMACDLVLSAQGAVSALCIDQLNGCIVAGVQEIIRVYDPETKKIVQKNLGHTDSVRSIVHIPERSQYVSASWDKTVRIWNAYKKTRKKAAKDTTELSDM from the exons ATGTCTTGGAACGCGAGAAGACATCAGATAGTTGCAGCAATTGGTTGTACAGTTCAAGTGTTCAACATGAGAGATCCAA GCAGAGAAATTATTGAGCACGTAATTGACCAAAAAG CCTTCATTTCTAAAGAGCACACAGACGTTGTGAAGTGTGTCGTTTGTTTTGAATCAAGAGTTTATAGTGGAGG ctATGATCAAAAGTTTATTGTGTATGATTCAACTTTTTCCTATAAGGGGAACAAGAGCTTGTCACTGGTGGCAAA GATTAACAAAGCTCATGATGCTGGTATCATTTGCATGTGTCTTGCACGAGATTCAGATAACAATACATG GGTACTCACAGGAGCATTTGACAAAGTTGTAAAAGTGTGGTCTCAAGATGGACAAGTTATGCACAAGTTTGATGGATTTAG CGCTGCTGTGACAGGTGTGTGTTATGTTCGACCGACCAGAACAATATGGGTAGCAGCTGGAACTCAAGAAGCAAATATGTATGACCCCAAATCTGGGGAAAAT GTAACAGATTTCATTGGGACATTTCAAAGTGAAGGAAATAGAGG ctaTCCATTTGTGATGTTTCACTACATTTCTGACTTGGCTCAAGTCATAG GTACCAACAACAGGCGGCATTTAATATTTTGGAAATACAACTCATCCGGTTGTCTAACAACATTAAAGAACAGGTGTGCTATGGAGTCGCTTACATACA CAAGAAAGGTTCCTTTGTTAATATTCAGTGGTGGAAGTAACGGAAATGTTTCGAAATGGGAAAGATTACAGTCGAATAACTTCATGTACAG CAAAGAATTACTTTTGCAAAGCGAGGGAAAGGCCCGCTTAGCCGCTCAAATAGCCTCACGTTACGACTGGCGGAGTCCTAAGAGGGGTAGTGAAGGCAGATCCAAACCATCCTTCCTCAACGCTATTAGTCAG ATTCCTTCGGCTTCGGAACACACAAGCAACATTTCCTTGTTGAGGTCCATATTCGTGGAGGACCTCGATTTGCTTATTGTTGCATCAGAGGACAATAATATTT ATGTGTGGGGTTTTGACGAGAATGCTGTGAAAGTTCTGGAAAACATGAAGCCTGTCGATGAAAGCCTGATTTATAAATATGCGATTCTGCTCGGAGGCAAGACCCTTAAACCAGTCACGAACGATAATGAG GCGTCCAAGGAACATGATTCAGTGACGAATCGAGTGGCGGGATTTATTTGTAGGCATGTGTTCACAGGACACAGTAGTTGTGTCACAGGACTGGCAGCCGTGGGTCGACAGGCTGGATTCAATTCAACGTACCTG ATTAGTGCTGGCTGGGATAGAAGAATCTTCCTCTGGGATTTAGAGGCAGCTAA CTTTCACGATACATTCCGTAACAGCGGTCCAAGTACATTTGAAAACAGCGAACTTGCTTCAGATGGGATAATCATGGACTTGACTTACAGTCTAGACAG GAATGAGTTTGCTTATGCTTCGTCGGACAAACTAGTGTACATCAGACGGTTTTCAGATCGAGGAGCCGACATGACATTGTCAGCCGTTTTACAAGGACACGAGGCCGAGGTAACCCAG GTTCAATGGAATTCAGTGCTGGGCAAATGGATCACGGGTTCAGAGGATGGCACAATTCGAGTATGG AGGGCAGATGGGATGGCCTGTGACTTGGTTCTTAGTGCTCAAGGAGCTGTGTCTGCTTTGTGTATCGATCAGTTAAACGGCTGCATTGTGGCAGGAGTACAGGAAATAATAAG AGTTTATGATCccgaaacgaaaaaaattgtccagaAGAATCTTGGCCACACTGATTCCGTGCGCAGCATAGTTCACATTCCCGAACGAAGCCag TATGTCTCGGCATCATGGGATAAAACGGTTCGAATATGGAACGCTTACAAGAAGA CTCGTAAGAAAGCTGCCAAGGACACAACAGAGCTCTCAGACATGTGA
- the LOC141892573 gene encoding uncharacterized protein LOC141892573 isoform X1: MAMERLAVIKETHNKAITALTYNPMKHEVLVGFEDGIIKVWDYSACEPGKLLRTSREHDGWVTSFLFWADAKLLFSAANDGIIIAWGSGGAVHDKIPIGSPVYCMSWNARRHQIVAAIGCTVQVFNMRDPSREIIEHVIDQKAFISKEHTDVVKCVVCFESRVYSGGYDQKFIVYDSTFSYKGNKSLSLVAKINKAHDAGIICMCLARDSDNNTWVLTGAFDKVVKVWSQDGQVMHKFDGFSAAVTGVCYVRPTRTIWVAAGTQEANMYDPKSGENVTDFIGTFQSEGNRGYPFVMFHYISDLAQVIGTNNRRHLIFWKYNSSGCLTTLKNRCAMESLTYTRKVPLLIFSGGSNGNVSKWERLQSNNFMYSKELLLQSEGKARLAAQIASRYDWRSPKRGSEGRSKPSFLNAISQIPSASEHTSNISLLRSIFVEDLDLLIVASEDNNIYVWGFDENAVKVLENMKPVDESLIYKYAILLGGKTLKPVTNDNEASKEHDSVTNRVAGFICRHVFTGHSSCVTGLAAVGRQAGFNSTYLISAGWDRRIFLWDLEAANFHDTFRNSGPSTFENSELASDGIIMDLTYSLDRNEFAYASSDKLVYIRRFSDRGADMTLSAVLQGHEAEVTQVQWNSVLGKWITGSEDGTIRVWRADGMACDLVLSAQGAVSALCIDQLNGCIVAGVQEIIRVYDPETKKIVQKNLGHTDSVRSIVHIPERSQYVSASWDKTVRIWNAYKKTRKKAAKDTTELSDM, from the exons GGCAGATGCTAAGCTTCTCTTTTCAGCTGCCAATGATGGCATTATCATTGCATGGGGATCTGGTGGAGCTGTACATGACAAGATTCCA ATTGGCTCCCCCGTGTATTGTATGTCTTGGAACGCGAGAAGACATCAGATAGTTGCAGCAATTGGTTGTACAGTTCAAGTGTTCAACATGAGAGATCCAA GCAGAGAAATTATTGAGCACGTAATTGACCAAAAAG CCTTCATTTCTAAAGAGCACACAGACGTTGTGAAGTGTGTCGTTTGTTTTGAATCAAGAGTTTATAGTGGAGG ctATGATCAAAAGTTTATTGTGTATGATTCAACTTTTTCCTATAAGGGGAACAAGAGCTTGTCACTGGTGGCAAA GATTAACAAAGCTCATGATGCTGGTATCATTTGCATGTGTCTTGCACGAGATTCAGATAACAATACATG GGTACTCACAGGAGCATTTGACAAAGTTGTAAAAGTGTGGTCTCAAGATGGACAAGTTATGCACAAGTTTGATGGATTTAG CGCTGCTGTGACAGGTGTGTGTTATGTTCGACCGACCAGAACAATATGGGTAGCAGCTGGAACTCAAGAAGCAAATATGTATGACCCCAAATCTGGGGAAAAT GTAACAGATTTCATTGGGACATTTCAAAGTGAAGGAAATAGAGG ctaTCCATTTGTGATGTTTCACTACATTTCTGACTTGGCTCAAGTCATAG GTACCAACAACAGGCGGCATTTAATATTTTGGAAATACAACTCATCCGGTTGTCTAACAACATTAAAGAACAGGTGTGCTATGGAGTCGCTTACATACA CAAGAAAGGTTCCTTTGTTAATATTCAGTGGTGGAAGTAACGGAAATGTTTCGAAATGGGAAAGATTACAGTCGAATAACTTCATGTACAG CAAAGAATTACTTTTGCAAAGCGAGGGAAAGGCCCGCTTAGCCGCTCAAATAGCCTCACGTTACGACTGGCGGAGTCCTAAGAGGGGTAGTGAAGGCAGATCCAAACCATCCTTCCTCAACGCTATTAGTCAG ATTCCTTCGGCTTCGGAACACACAAGCAACATTTCCTTGTTGAGGTCCATATTCGTGGAGGACCTCGATTTGCTTATTGTTGCATCAGAGGACAATAATATTT ATGTGTGGGGTTTTGACGAGAATGCTGTGAAAGTTCTGGAAAACATGAAGCCTGTCGATGAAAGCCTGATTTATAAATATGCGATTCTGCTCGGAGGCAAGACCCTTAAACCAGTCACGAACGATAATGAG GCGTCCAAGGAACATGATTCAGTGACGAATCGAGTGGCGGGATTTATTTGTAGGCATGTGTTCACAGGACACAGTAGTTGTGTCACAGGACTGGCAGCCGTGGGTCGACAGGCTGGATTCAATTCAACGTACCTG ATTAGTGCTGGCTGGGATAGAAGAATCTTCCTCTGGGATTTAGAGGCAGCTAA CTTTCACGATACATTCCGTAACAGCGGTCCAAGTACATTTGAAAACAGCGAACTTGCTTCAGATGGGATAATCATGGACTTGACTTACAGTCTAGACAG GAATGAGTTTGCTTATGCTTCGTCGGACAAACTAGTGTACATCAGACGGTTTTCAGATCGAGGAGCCGACATGACATTGTCAGCCGTTTTACAAGGACACGAGGCCGAGGTAACCCAG GTTCAATGGAATTCAGTGCTGGGCAAATGGATCACGGGTTCAGAGGATGGCACAATTCGAGTATGG AGGGCAGATGGGATGGCCTGTGACTTGGTTCTTAGTGCTCAAGGAGCTGTGTCTGCTTTGTGTATCGATCAGTTAAACGGCTGCATTGTGGCAGGAGTACAGGAAATAATAAG AGTTTATGATCccgaaacgaaaaaaattgtccagaAGAATCTTGGCCACACTGATTCCGTGCGCAGCATAGTTCACATTCCCGAACGAAGCCag TATGTCTCGGCATCATGGGATAAAACGGTTCGAATATGGAACGCTTACAAGAAGA CTCGTAAGAAAGCTGCCAAGGACACAACAGAGCTCTCAGACATGTGA
- the LOC141892573 gene encoding uncharacterized protein LOC141892573 isoform X3, with the protein MELLKCGIIQHVSQGSYFAPLENMMDGSQAFSFDAKLLFSAANDGIIIAWGSGGAVHDKIPIGSPVYCMSWNARRHQIVAAIGCTVQVFNMRDPSREIIEHVIDQKAFISKEHTDVVKCVVCFESRVYSGGYDQKFIVYDSTFSYKGNKSLSLVAKINKAHDAGIICMCLARDSDNNTWVLTGAFDKVVKVWSQDGQVMHKFDGFSAAVTGVCYVRPTRTIWVAAGTQEANMYDPKSGENVTDFIGTFQSEGNRGYPFVMFHYISDLAQVIGTNNRRHLIFWKYNSSGCLTTLKNRCAMESLTYTRKVPLLIFSGGSNGNVSKWERLQSNNFMYSKELLLQSEGKARLAAQIASRYDWRSPKRGSEGRSKPSFLNAISQIPSASEHTSNISLLRSIFVEDLDLLIVASEDNNIYVWGFDENAVKVLENMKPVDESLIYKYAILLGGKTLKPVTNDNEASKEHDSVTNRVAGFICRHVFTGHSSCVTGLAAVGRQAGFNSTYLISAGWDRRIFLWDLEAANFHDTFRNSGPSTFENSELASDGIIMDLTYSLDRNEFAYASSDKLVYIRRFSDRGADMTLSAVLQGHEAEVTQVQWNSVLGKWITGSEDGTIRVWRADGMACDLVLSAQGAVSALCIDQLNGCIVAGVQEIIRVYDPETKKIVQKNLGHTDSVRSIVHIPERSQYVSASWDKTVRIWNAYKKTRKKAAKDTTELSDM; encoded by the exons ATGCTAAGCTTCTCTTTTCAGCTGCCAATGATGGCATTATCATTGCATGGGGATCTGGTGGAGCTGTACATGACAAGATTCCA ATTGGCTCCCCCGTGTATTGTATGTCTTGGAACGCGAGAAGACATCAGATAGTTGCAGCAATTGGTTGTACAGTTCAAGTGTTCAACATGAGAGATCCAA GCAGAGAAATTATTGAGCACGTAATTGACCAAAAAG CCTTCATTTCTAAAGAGCACACAGACGTTGTGAAGTGTGTCGTTTGTTTTGAATCAAGAGTTTATAGTGGAGG ctATGATCAAAAGTTTATTGTGTATGATTCAACTTTTTCCTATAAGGGGAACAAGAGCTTGTCACTGGTGGCAAA GATTAACAAAGCTCATGATGCTGGTATCATTTGCATGTGTCTTGCACGAGATTCAGATAACAATACATG GGTACTCACAGGAGCATTTGACAAAGTTGTAAAAGTGTGGTCTCAAGATGGACAAGTTATGCACAAGTTTGATGGATTTAG CGCTGCTGTGACAGGTGTGTGTTATGTTCGACCGACCAGAACAATATGGGTAGCAGCTGGAACTCAAGAAGCAAATATGTATGACCCCAAATCTGGGGAAAAT GTAACAGATTTCATTGGGACATTTCAAAGTGAAGGAAATAGAGG ctaTCCATTTGTGATGTTTCACTACATTTCTGACTTGGCTCAAGTCATAG GTACCAACAACAGGCGGCATTTAATATTTTGGAAATACAACTCATCCGGTTGTCTAACAACATTAAAGAACAGGTGTGCTATGGAGTCGCTTACATACA CAAGAAAGGTTCCTTTGTTAATATTCAGTGGTGGAAGTAACGGAAATGTTTCGAAATGGGAAAGATTACAGTCGAATAACTTCATGTACAG CAAAGAATTACTTTTGCAAAGCGAGGGAAAGGCCCGCTTAGCCGCTCAAATAGCCTCACGTTACGACTGGCGGAGTCCTAAGAGGGGTAGTGAAGGCAGATCCAAACCATCCTTCCTCAACGCTATTAGTCAG ATTCCTTCGGCTTCGGAACACACAAGCAACATTTCCTTGTTGAGGTCCATATTCGTGGAGGACCTCGATTTGCTTATTGTTGCATCAGAGGACAATAATATTT ATGTGTGGGGTTTTGACGAGAATGCTGTGAAAGTTCTGGAAAACATGAAGCCTGTCGATGAAAGCCTGATTTATAAATATGCGATTCTGCTCGGAGGCAAGACCCTTAAACCAGTCACGAACGATAATGAG GCGTCCAAGGAACATGATTCAGTGACGAATCGAGTGGCGGGATTTATTTGTAGGCATGTGTTCACAGGACACAGTAGTTGTGTCACAGGACTGGCAGCCGTGGGTCGACAGGCTGGATTCAATTCAACGTACCTG ATTAGTGCTGGCTGGGATAGAAGAATCTTCCTCTGGGATTTAGAGGCAGCTAA CTTTCACGATACATTCCGTAACAGCGGTCCAAGTACATTTGAAAACAGCGAACTTGCTTCAGATGGGATAATCATGGACTTGACTTACAGTCTAGACAG GAATGAGTTTGCTTATGCTTCGTCGGACAAACTAGTGTACATCAGACGGTTTTCAGATCGAGGAGCCGACATGACATTGTCAGCCGTTTTACAAGGACACGAGGCCGAGGTAACCCAG GTTCAATGGAATTCAGTGCTGGGCAAATGGATCACGGGTTCAGAGGATGGCACAATTCGAGTATGG AGGGCAGATGGGATGGCCTGTGACTTGGTTCTTAGTGCTCAAGGAGCTGTGTCTGCTTTGTGTATCGATCAGTTAAACGGCTGCATTGTGGCAGGAGTACAGGAAATAATAAG AGTTTATGATCccgaaacgaaaaaaattgtccagaAGAATCTTGGCCACACTGATTCCGTGCGCAGCATAGTTCACATTCCCGAACGAAGCCag TATGTCTCGGCATCATGGGATAAAACGGTTCGAATATGGAACGCTTACAAGAAGA CTCGTAAGAAAGCTGCCAAGGACACAACAGAGCTCTCAGACATGTGA
- the LOC141892573 gene encoding uncharacterized protein LOC141892573 isoform X2, whose translation MAMERLAVIKETHNKAITALTYNPMKHEVLVGFEDGIIKVWDYSACEPGKLLRTSREHDGWVTSFLFWADAKLLFSAANDGIIIAWGSGGAVHDKIPIGSPVYCMSWNARRHQIVAAIGCTVQVFNMRDPTFISKEHTDVVKCVVCFESRVYSGGYDQKFIVYDSTFSYKGNKSLSLVAKINKAHDAGIICMCLARDSDNNTWVLTGAFDKVVKVWSQDGQVMHKFDGFSAAVTGVCYVRPTRTIWVAAGTQEANMYDPKSGENVTDFIGTFQSEGNRGYPFVMFHYISDLAQVIGTNNRRHLIFWKYNSSGCLTTLKNRCAMESLTYTRKVPLLIFSGGSNGNVSKWERLQSNNFMYSKELLLQSEGKARLAAQIASRYDWRSPKRGSEGRSKPSFLNAISQIPSASEHTSNISLLRSIFVEDLDLLIVASEDNNIYVWGFDENAVKVLENMKPVDESLIYKYAILLGGKTLKPVTNDNEASKEHDSVTNRVAGFICRHVFTGHSSCVTGLAAVGRQAGFNSTYLISAGWDRRIFLWDLEAANFHDTFRNSGPSTFENSELASDGIIMDLTYSLDRNEFAYASSDKLVYIRRFSDRGADMTLSAVLQGHEAEVTQVQWNSVLGKWITGSEDGTIRVWRADGMACDLVLSAQGAVSALCIDQLNGCIVAGVQEIIRVYDPETKKIVQKNLGHTDSVRSIVHIPERSQYVSASWDKTVRIWNAYKKTRKKAAKDTTELSDM comes from the exons GGCAGATGCTAAGCTTCTCTTTTCAGCTGCCAATGATGGCATTATCATTGCATGGGGATCTGGTGGAGCTGTACATGACAAGATTCCA ATTGGCTCCCCCGTGTATTGTATGTCTTGGAACGCGAGAAGACATCAGATAGTTGCAGCAATTGGTTGTACAGTTCAAGTGTTCAACATGAGAGATCCAA CCTTCATTTCTAAAGAGCACACAGACGTTGTGAAGTGTGTCGTTTGTTTTGAATCAAGAGTTTATAGTGGAGG ctATGATCAAAAGTTTATTGTGTATGATTCAACTTTTTCCTATAAGGGGAACAAGAGCTTGTCACTGGTGGCAAA GATTAACAAAGCTCATGATGCTGGTATCATTTGCATGTGTCTTGCACGAGATTCAGATAACAATACATG GGTACTCACAGGAGCATTTGACAAAGTTGTAAAAGTGTGGTCTCAAGATGGACAAGTTATGCACAAGTTTGATGGATTTAG CGCTGCTGTGACAGGTGTGTGTTATGTTCGACCGACCAGAACAATATGGGTAGCAGCTGGAACTCAAGAAGCAAATATGTATGACCCCAAATCTGGGGAAAAT GTAACAGATTTCATTGGGACATTTCAAAGTGAAGGAAATAGAGG ctaTCCATTTGTGATGTTTCACTACATTTCTGACTTGGCTCAAGTCATAG GTACCAACAACAGGCGGCATTTAATATTTTGGAAATACAACTCATCCGGTTGTCTAACAACATTAAAGAACAGGTGTGCTATGGAGTCGCTTACATACA CAAGAAAGGTTCCTTTGTTAATATTCAGTGGTGGAAGTAACGGAAATGTTTCGAAATGGGAAAGATTACAGTCGAATAACTTCATGTACAG CAAAGAATTACTTTTGCAAAGCGAGGGAAAGGCCCGCTTAGCCGCTCAAATAGCCTCACGTTACGACTGGCGGAGTCCTAAGAGGGGTAGTGAAGGCAGATCCAAACCATCCTTCCTCAACGCTATTAGTCAG ATTCCTTCGGCTTCGGAACACACAAGCAACATTTCCTTGTTGAGGTCCATATTCGTGGAGGACCTCGATTTGCTTATTGTTGCATCAGAGGACAATAATATTT ATGTGTGGGGTTTTGACGAGAATGCTGTGAAAGTTCTGGAAAACATGAAGCCTGTCGATGAAAGCCTGATTTATAAATATGCGATTCTGCTCGGAGGCAAGACCCTTAAACCAGTCACGAACGATAATGAG GCGTCCAAGGAACATGATTCAGTGACGAATCGAGTGGCGGGATTTATTTGTAGGCATGTGTTCACAGGACACAGTAGTTGTGTCACAGGACTGGCAGCCGTGGGTCGACAGGCTGGATTCAATTCAACGTACCTG ATTAGTGCTGGCTGGGATAGAAGAATCTTCCTCTGGGATTTAGAGGCAGCTAA CTTTCACGATACATTCCGTAACAGCGGTCCAAGTACATTTGAAAACAGCGAACTTGCTTCAGATGGGATAATCATGGACTTGACTTACAGTCTAGACAG GAATGAGTTTGCTTATGCTTCGTCGGACAAACTAGTGTACATCAGACGGTTTTCAGATCGAGGAGCCGACATGACATTGTCAGCCGTTTTACAAGGACACGAGGCCGAGGTAACCCAG GTTCAATGGAATTCAGTGCTGGGCAAATGGATCACGGGTTCAGAGGATGGCACAATTCGAGTATGG AGGGCAGATGGGATGGCCTGTGACTTGGTTCTTAGTGCTCAAGGAGCTGTGTCTGCTTTGTGTATCGATCAGTTAAACGGCTGCATTGTGGCAGGAGTACAGGAAATAATAAG AGTTTATGATCccgaaacgaaaaaaattgtccagaAGAATCTTGGCCACACTGATTCCGTGCGCAGCATAGTTCACATTCCCGAACGAAGCCag TATGTCTCGGCATCATGGGATAAAACGGTTCGAATATGGAACGCTTACAAGAAGA CTCGTAAGAAAGCTGCCAAGGACACAACAGAGCTCTCAGACATGTGA